ATAGCGCTGAGTGAGAATTCTACATTCCAGCGGAAGCGGAGCGCGTAGAAAGCATCATCGTCGTCCCCGCGTCAAGCTCAGTGGCGCTTTCAGCGTCTTGCTCACCGGCCATCGGCGCCCTCGATGATGGCCTTGAATGCCGCATCGCGCGTGCGAGCCTTCTTGCCCCAAAGCACGGCCAGATGCTCCCGCGCACTGGTGACCGCCGCGCGCAACTCGTGCAACACCTCCGCATCTCGTTTGCTCAGCTTGCGGTCTTTGGGTTGCAAACGCGGGTCATTTAGCCATCGTGCAATCTGGTTGACGTTCGACCCGATCATCGACAGCTCCCGCCGCATCGCAATCACTGCGTCGGCCAGCTCTGCATCCGCTGTCAGAAATCCGCCCGGGTGGCGCACGAACCCGCGCAGGGCTGTAGATTTCTGATCAACCCTCAGTGGCAATCAACACGCGACGGTTTTGTCGTGCAAACTTTTTTCAAGCGTCAACGCTATCCGCGTCACGCTCCAGTGTATCCGCGATGCGTTCAACGGAGTAGCGGTGGTGCTGTTCCGGTTTACTTGCTGCGCAAGCATGAAACCTTCTGTTTATGCTGCACGAGGAGGGGAATCCTGTAATCGAACTCAGCAGCAACCTCTTGGGCATTGCAAATTGCCCACACAGGGCAAGTGTAGTCACATGTCTGGCCCCGTCCAAGAGATCAGTGGCATCCCTCAGCAAAATTAACTGCATAAACTGCACCATGCAGCGTTTGTGAGCATACGAACAAAGCAGAAATTAATTTAAATTGTGAGGGAGTGGTGTACGACTATAGTTTAACATTAGAAAAATACACTTTACAAAAGTAGTCTCTTGCTGTTCTCTCTCCTGTATGAAAACACAAGCCTCATCTCTCATTGCAATGGACACCTCCCAGCGTGATCTTGCGAAAACCCGACTTGGAGCACTGTCCAAGATTGATGTCCTTATTCTGGGTGGCGGTGTAAATGGCGTCGCGGCACTACGCGACCTTGCGTTGAATGGCCTTTCCTGCGTGCTGTTGGACACCGGCGATTTCTGTGCCGGGGCCAGCAGTGCGTCCAGTCGTATGGCACATGGGGGATTGCGTTACCTGGAAGGGCGCGAATTTGCGCTGGTTGCTGAGTCAGCGAGGGAACGCAATCGGCTGATTGTCTTCGCCGGGCATCAGGTGAAGCCATTGGAAATTGTTGTTCCCTTACACAATCTGGTTGCGGGCTTCTCGGGTTCTGTCGGTCGTTTCTTAGGTCTGTCAAAAAAAAGCGGGCCGCTGTCACTTGCCGCGCTTGAAGGCGCGTTGCGCTTGTATGAAGCCTATGGCCGGAAAGAACACCCGCTTCCTGCCCACAAGACGATCTTGCGCAAGACCCGGTTCCCATCGGGCCTGCACCCCGGCACCCGTGCGCTCGTGACCTATTATGACGGGCAAATCAATCAGCCTGAAGGGCTGATATTCGAAATGATCGCAGAATCCATGTCGCAGAGCGATCAGATCGCCGCGCTGAACCACGTTTGCTGGAAACGGCATGGTGATGATTTTGTTGTTCAAGACCTTTTCGGAGAAGACATTTTCCGAATTCGCCCGAAACTTGTCGTGAATGCGACCGGTGCCTGGATCGACCGCGTGAATGCACAACTTGGGGGCAATACGCACTATCTGCGCGGGGTAAAGGGGGCACATATCGTACTCGACAACCCCGAACTGAGTAAACGCATGAGCGGCAAGGCGTTCTATTTCGATGACGGGTCAGGGCGCATGATAATCACATTGCCCGTTGGGGAAAATGTGCTTGTCGGCACAACCGAGGTTGACACATGCGAGCCAGAGGATCGAACCATCTCCCAAGACGAGGTCGGCTATCTGCTCGGCGCAATAGACGGGCTGTTTTCTGACATTACGGTGACCGGGGATCAGATTGTCTCGATGACCACAGGCATTCGTCCATTGCGGCGCAGTTCAGGTTCGGCCACCAGCGCGGCCCGCGACCACGCCTTGGAAGAAGATCGCTTTGAAGATCTGAATGCGCCCGTGCTGTCAATGGTCGGTGGCAAATGGACAACGTTTCGTGCCTTTGCCGAAGGTGCCGGCGACAGGGTTCTGGCACGACTTGGTCGCACGCGCAGCAACTCGACGGCGGCTCGCCATTATCCCGGCGCTGCCCCCTGCACGGCGCGCGACATCATTGACCAGACAGGTTGCACACAGGACATGGCTAACCGGCTTGTTCAACGCTATGGCGCGCTGGCGCGCGAAGTTGCCCCGCTATGCATGGGGTCTGGTGCCACTGCGTTAGCTGGGGCAGCGAACTACTGCCGTGGCGAAATGATCTGGGCGATCCGCGCCCGAGCTGCGATGCGGATCGAGGATCTGGCATTGCGTCGTTCCCGCCTGACATTCGGACATGGGCTACAACGTGAAACGCTTGATGATCTGGCAACGTTGATCCATCAGCAAACCGGGCGTTCGCGGAACGATCTGGCGAGAGAAATCGAGGCAGCGCTGCGAGATCCGAGACTGATGGGAAGACGCACTCAGCCCGAGGAGGTCGATGCATGAGTGACGATCTTATAATTGCCATCGACGCTGGAGGTACCGTCGTCAAGGTCGTTGCCTTTGACCTGACTGGCGGAGCTTTCGCCATAGAAACCGCCGCCGTGAAAACCATCCATCATGATGATGGCAGGGTCGAGCGCGAAGTTGAAGCGTTCTGGTCCGGTACCGTGCTGGCCTTGCGCCGGATTATGGCTGTCTGCGCAAAGCACAGGATTTTAGGCGTTGGCTGCACGGGCTTCGGCAATGGAATCTTTCTTGTCGACGATGACGGTCACGGGACGCGGCCGGGAATCGTTTCGGTCGATCACAGGGCGCAACCGCTGGTGGATGCGCTTGCCGCCACGAACGAAGCTACAGAAATCGCAGAGATTACAGGCAACCGTATATGGGGCGGGCAAACTGTCATGCAATTGGCATACCTTGCCCGCACGGAACCCGAGGTGATGAATCGTACCCGCTGGGCCTTGGCCTGCAAAGACCTGATCCGCATGCGTCTGACAGGCAGTGCCTCTACTGACCCCACAGATGCCAGCGGCGGGGGATTGATGAACCTGAAATCAGGCACCTATGCCTTGTCTGTTTTCGAACGGTTGGGGTTGACCCCGCATCTCCACCGTCTGCCGCCTATCGTGGACAGTGACATGATCGCCGGCCATATTTCGCGCCGCGCATCCGAAGAAACCTGTCTACCCGAAGGGACACCTGTCGCGGGATCGATGATGGATGTCGCAGCCTGCGCGCTTGGCGCAGGGGCTTTCAATGCGCCGTTTCTGACGATGATTGCAGGCACCTGGTCGATCAACTGTCTGGAAACGGGACCATCCCAAAGCCAAGGCGCAGATGTACCAATCCTCAATATGCTTTATCGCGGCGGTGCGGGCAGGCTGATCGCCGAAGGCAGCCCCAGTTCGGCAGCCAATCTGGGTTGGTTTCTGGATCATGTCATGGGTGGGAAACTGTCGCTTGGCACAGCCAACGAAATGGTTGCGGCCAGCCCTGTCATAACGCGTCGCTGTCAGTTTTTGCCCTATATCTTCGGCCCCGAACCACGCCGTGGCGGATTTGTGGACATGTCCGCCGGTGACAATCTTGGCACCATGTTGCGGGCCATCTACGAAGGGGTCGTATTTCAGGCAAAACGCCACGCCGACGAAGCAGTGGCCCTTGCCGGGTGCCACTTTCCGCCGACAATCCGCCTTGCCGGTGGCGCATCGAAGTCATCAGTCTGGGCGCAGATCTTTGCCAATATCTGCCAGCGCCCTGTCGAGGCAGTCCGCACCACCGAGGTCGGCGCGCTGGGTGCCGCCATCTGTGCGGCAGTCGCATCCGGGGCCTATGCCAATCTTGCCGAGGCATCGCGCCAGATGACTGGTGCCGGACAACGCTACGAACCCGACCCGAAGCTAGCCGATTTCTATGAAGAGAGGTTCAGGAAGTTCTGCCTGCTTGATGAAGGTATGGCAGAGCAATTGAAGCAGACCGCTTGCTAAGGCGGAGAGGATACCATCGAAAACCAAGGGAGGAAGATCAATGCAACGTAAGATTTTGCTACTGAGTACGGCGTTCTGCACACTGGCCTTGCAGGCACACGCGCAGGACGAAATGTCCTGCAAGGGGCAAGTGCCATCGATCAACGTGATTGGGCAAGGTATGCCTGCGGTCACGGAACTCGACAAACGCTTGTCAGAGTTCAACGAGAAATGGGATACTCAGGTCAGGATTACACTGCTTGGCGAGAACGAGCGCCGTGCCAGGGCGCGGCTGGACGCGTCGACCGGGGCCGGGTCTTATCAGGTAATCTATAT
Above is a window of Roseinatronobacter sp. S2 DNA encoding:
- the mobC gene encoding plasmid mobilization relaxosome protein MobC codes for the protein MPLRVDQKSTALRGFVRHPGGFLTADAELADAVIAMRRELSMIGSNVNQIARWLNDPRLQPKDRKLSKRDAEVLHELRAAVTSAREHLAVLWGKKARTRDAAFKAIIEGADGR
- a CDS encoding glycerol-3-phosphate dehydrogenase/oxidase translates to MDTSQRDLAKTRLGALSKIDVLILGGGVNGVAALRDLALNGLSCVLLDTGDFCAGASSASSRMAHGGLRYLEGREFALVAESARERNRLIVFAGHQVKPLEIVVPLHNLVAGFSGSVGRFLGLSKKSGPLSLAALEGALRLYEAYGRKEHPLPAHKTILRKTRFPSGLHPGTRALVTYYDGQINQPEGLIFEMIAESMSQSDQIAALNHVCWKRHGDDFVVQDLFGEDIFRIRPKLVVNATGAWIDRVNAQLGGNTHYLRGVKGAHIVLDNPELSKRMSGKAFYFDDGSGRMIITLPVGENVLVGTTEVDTCEPEDRTISQDEVGYLLGAIDGLFSDITVTGDQIVSMTTGIRPLRRSSGSATSAARDHALEEDRFEDLNAPVLSMVGGKWTTFRAFAEGAGDRVLARLGRTRSNSTAARHYPGAAPCTARDIIDQTGCTQDMANRLVQRYGALAREVAPLCMGSGATALAGAANYCRGEMIWAIRARAAMRIEDLALRRSRLTFGHGLQRETLDDLATLIHQQTGRSRNDLAREIEAALRDPRLMGRRTQPEEVDA
- a CDS encoding FGGY-family carbohydrate kinase, translating into MSDDLIIAIDAGGTVVKVVAFDLTGGAFAIETAAVKTIHHDDGRVEREVEAFWSGTVLALRRIMAVCAKHRILGVGCTGFGNGIFLVDDDGHGTRPGIVSVDHRAQPLVDALAATNEATEIAEITGNRIWGGQTVMQLAYLARTEPEVMNRTRWALACKDLIRMRLTGSASTDPTDASGGGLMNLKSGTYALSVFERLGLTPHLHRLPPIVDSDMIAGHISRRASEETCLPEGTPVAGSMMDVAACALGAGAFNAPFLTMIAGTWSINCLETGPSQSQGADVPILNMLYRGGAGRLIAEGSPSSAANLGWFLDHVMGGKLSLGTANEMVAASPVITRRCQFLPYIFGPEPRRGGFVDMSAGDNLGTMLRAIYEGVVFQAKRHADEAVALAGCHFPPTIRLAGGASKSSVWAQIFANICQRPVEAVRTTEVGALGAAICAAVASGAYANLAEASRQMTGAGQRYEPDPKLADFYEERFRKFCLLDEGMAEQLKQTAC